The Pseudodesulfovibrio sp. zrk46 genome contains a region encoding:
- the murI gene encoding glutamate racemase: MDAKARLPIGMFDSGVGGLTVLKALKERLPCEDVIYLGDTARLPYGTKSPQTVARYAVQCAAELVNRGIKLLVIACNTASAVALGPLREAYPDIPVIGVVEPGALAACRASRNDTIAVIATESTINGGAYQRAIHSISPAARIIGHPCPLFVPLAEEGWVDGDIPEAVAARYLDPIFKPASGTESPVTPDTLVLGCTHFPLLAPAIRNVVDPATVIVDSAATTAETVLSELERLSMRRAEGECGTVHYLTTDDVARFARTGTRFLGTAIGESEVELVDL; encoded by the coding sequence ATGGATGCAAAGGCACGACTTCCCATCGGCATGTTCGATTCCGGCGTGGGCGGACTGACGGTCCTCAAAGCGCTCAAGGAACGCCTCCCCTGCGAGGATGTCATCTATCTCGGCGACACTGCGCGCCTGCCTTACGGCACCAAATCCCCCCAGACTGTTGCCCGTTACGCAGTCCAATGCGCTGCCGAACTCGTTAACCGCGGTATCAAGCTGCTGGTCATCGCGTGCAACACCGCCTCTGCCGTGGCGCTGGGGCCACTCCGTGAAGCATACCCCGACATTCCGGTCATCGGCGTGGTCGAGCCCGGAGCGCTGGCCGCCTGCAGGGCCTCTCGCAACGACACCATCGCGGTCATCGCCACGGAATCCACCATCAACGGTGGAGCCTATCAGCGCGCCATTCATAGCATTTCTCCAGCAGCACGCATCATCGGCCATCCCTGCCCGCTGTTCGTTCCTTTGGCGGAAGAAGGATGGGTTGACGGCGATATTCCTGAAGCTGTGGCTGCTCGCTATCTTGATCCCATTTTCAAGCCCGCCTCGGGAACGGAATCGCCTGTAACGCCAGACACTTTGGTGCTCGGTTGTACCCATTTCCCGCTGTTGGCACCCGCTATTCGCAACGTGGTCGATCCGGCCACCGTCATTGTCGACTCCGCTGCCACCACGGCAGAGACCGTGCTCTCCGAACTGGAGCGGCTCTCCATGCGCCGCGCCGAAGGCGAGTGCGGGACAGTCCACTATCTCACCACCGACGATGTGGCACGGTTCGCCCGCACCGGTACCCGTTTTCTGGGTACGGCTATCGGCGAGAGCGAAGTCGAATTGGTTGATTTATAA
- a CDS encoding universal stress protein has protein sequence MSDKLSTRILVCIGGGPEAYTGLKFVHRLSEESCVDIALLYVRPVDSGLKSGGMEIRVARENVLDWGIELPGMAHLKKAQDILVDLGEISGEIDESWHHHELSGDPTGEFVREYRNACGGRISLRLRTAEDVTTAVVDEADRFEADIIIVGDNTKPVEGLRKLITPRQLSLKIAAHANCSVIVARHLEPGHGHLVCVQNNDLTRAMLPKAVHHAHTCGCPISLLSVAEKEEKRSEAEEAVEMAAQFFRDNGIDPHEQLVEVGDPAEVITELGYDFSLIMVSESEKPWFAKGFSVAHDVAARARNSVMIVK, from the coding sequence ATGTCCGACAAACTATCAACCCGCATCCTCGTCTGCATTGGCGGCGGCCCCGAGGCATACACCGGTCTCAAGTTCGTGCATCGACTGAGCGAGGAAAGCTGTGTGGACATCGCCCTGCTCTATGTCCGTCCTGTGGACAGCGGCCTCAAATCCGGCGGCATGGAAATACGCGTGGCCCGTGAAAACGTCCTCGACTGGGGCATTGAACTGCCCGGCATGGCCCACCTGAAAAAGGCGCAGGATATTCTGGTGGATCTCGGCGAAATCTCCGGTGAGATCGATGAAAGCTGGCACCACCATGAACTCTCCGGCGACCCTACCGGCGAATTTGTCCGTGAATACCGCAATGCTTGCGGCGGTCGCATATCCTTGCGTCTGCGCACGGCAGAAGACGTCACCACGGCCGTGGTGGACGAGGCTGACCGTTTCGAGGCGGATATCATTATTGTTGGAGATAACACAAAGCCGGTGGAGGGGTTACGCAAGCTCATAACCCCACGGCAACTCTCCCTGAAGATTGCAGCGCATGCCAATTGTTCTGTCATCGTGGCCCGCCACCTCGAACCCGGGCATGGGCATCTCGTCTGCGTCCAGAACAATGACCTGACCCGCGCCATGCTCCCCAAAGCCGTGCACCACGCCCACACCTGTGGTTGCCCCATCTCCCTCCTCTCCGTGGCCGAAAAGGAAGAGAAGCGATCCGAAGCTGAAGAAGCCGTCGAGATGGCAGCCCAGTTCTTCCGCGACAATGGCATCGATCCCCACGAACAACTCGTGGAGGTAGGCGACCCGGCAGAAGTCATCACCGAACTCGGCTACGACTTTTCCCTGATCATGGTCTCCGAGTCAGAAAAACCGTGGTTTGCCAAGGGATTCAGCGTTGCCCATGACGTGGCAGCCAGAGCTCGCAACTCTGTAATGATTGTGAAGTAA
- a CDS encoding DASS family sodium-coupled anion symporter, translated as MIHYVREKRWFFITLIIQAAMILGPVPSGVSPEGWRVLVMTVGATILFITEPIPLPAVALLIILGQVFLMKLDSSVVAKSLMKDSVLFIMGSLMLAVALVKQKLDKRLALFIVSVTGSNTYRIAFGISVFSGILASFIGEHTVAAMMLPVAISLLQLATEDPDQRRALALLFLFSISYACAMAGIGTPSGGARNAIMIDYLRDFFYATDDPATYGYNVSYLSWMIYAYPIFLVQLPLMHLILRHTFKTDITDMAPAVEKLKEQVGSEGALTGRHYVAIILFLLTLIGWVFFSSEVGMGTIAILGATLFLVTGLVRWQDLNSGVNWGVVWLYAAAISLGVQMRDTGAAAWVAGLFMDALAPVGLDSGIGLLGAVMLLTTFITNTMSNGAAVAVLGPVVLSIAVGSETNPLAVGMVTAISSAFAYFTVIGTPASTIVYSSGYLRPPDFMKVGWRMALMSFAVLLIASKTYWPLIGL; from the coding sequence GTGATCCATTACGTACGTGAAAAGCGGTGGTTCTTCATCACCCTCATCATTCAGGCGGCCATGATACTGGGGCCGGTACCAAGCGGCGTCTCACCCGAAGGCTGGCGCGTGCTCGTCATGACCGTGGGCGCGACCATACTCTTCATCACCGAGCCTATCCCTCTGCCTGCGGTGGCCCTGCTGATCATCCTCGGCCAGGTCTTCCTCATGAAGCTGGACTCATCGGTGGTGGCCAAATCCCTCATGAAGGATTCGGTCCTGTTCATCATGGGGTCCCTCATGCTGGCCGTGGCTTTGGTAAAGCAGAAACTGGACAAACGACTGGCTCTGTTTATCGTCAGTGTGACGGGTTCAAATACTTATCGTATTGCATTTGGTATTTCGGTTTTCTCGGGCATCCTTGCCTCATTCATTGGTGAGCATACGGTTGCGGCCATGATGCTCCCGGTGGCCATATCGCTCCTGCAACTGGCCACCGAAGATCCGGACCAGCGCCGCGCACTGGCGCTCCTGTTCCTGTTCTCCATCTCCTACGCCTGTGCCATGGCCGGTATCGGTACTCCCTCGGGTGGCGCGCGCAACGCCATCATGATCGACTACCTGCGCGACTTTTTCTACGCCACGGATGACCCGGCCACCTACGGCTACAATGTCAGCTATCTCAGCTGGATGATATACGCCTACCCCATCTTTCTGGTGCAGCTGCCCCTCATGCATCTCATCCTGCGCCACACCTTCAAGACCGACATCACCGACATGGCCCCGGCCGTGGAAAAGCTCAAGGAGCAGGTCGGCAGCGAAGGCGCCCTCACCGGCAGGCATTATGTTGCAATCATTCTGTTTTTACTGACCCTTATCGGCTGGGTATTCTTCTCCTCCGAGGTAGGCATGGGCACCATCGCCATCCTCGGTGCCACCCTGTTCCTCGTGACCGGCCTTGTCCGCTGGCAGGATTTGAACTCCGGCGTGAACTGGGGTGTTGTCTGGCTCTATGCCGCTGCCATCTCCCTTGGTGTGCAGATGCGCGATACCGGTGCAGCCGCATGGGTTGCGGGACTTTTCATGGACGCCCTCGCCCCTGTGGGGCTGGATTCCGGCATCGGCCTGCTGGGCGCGGTCATGCTGCTGACCACCTTCATCACCAACACCATGAGTAACGGTGCAGCTGTGGCGGTCCTCGGCCCTGTAGTTCTCTCCATTGCCGTTGGTTCTGAGACCAATCCCCTTGCCGTGGGCATGGTGACTGCGATATCCAGTGCTTTCGCATACTTCACAGTCATCGGCACCCCGGCCTCCACCATTGTCTATTCCTCGGGCTATCTCCGACCGCCCGACTTCATGAAGGTCGGCTGGCGCATGGCACTGATGTCGTTTGCCGTGCTGCTCATCGCATCGAAAACATATTGGCCCCTCATCGGTCTGTAA
- the ilvN gene encoding acetolactate synthase small subunit: protein MKRTLSALAKNEPGVLAKLATEFGKSEANILSLAAGETENPEISRIVLRLEGDDAAITAAEKYLDSLDVIVQIDDLSRKDFVDRELVMLKITMKPESTGQLMQIFEVFRANVVGMGQDTITVELAGDQERVEGLIQMLKPYGIKSMCRSGMIALKRGDE from the coding sequence TTGAAACGTACACTTTCTGCCCTCGCGAAAAATGAGCCGGGCGTGCTGGCCAAACTGGCAACCGAATTCGGTAAATCCGAAGCAAATATTCTGTCCCTGGCTGCAGGGGAAACCGAGAACCCTGAGATTTCCCGCATCGTGCTGCGGCTCGAAGGGGATGACGCTGCCATCACTGCGGCTGAAAAATACCTCGATAGCCTCGACGTCATCGTCCAGATCGACGACCTGTCCCGCAAGGACTTCGTGGATCGTGAGCTGGTGATGCTGAAGATCACCATGAAGCCGGAGAGCACCGGGCAGCTGATGCAGATTTTCGAAGTATTCCGGGCTAATGTCGTAGGCATGGGTCAGGATACGATCACCGTTGAGCTGGCAGGCGATCAGGAGCGGGTCGAAGGGTTGATCCAGATGCTGAAGCCCTACGGTATCAAATCCATGTGCCGTTCCGGCATGATCGCACTGAAGCGGGGAGATGAGTAG
- a CDS encoding phosphate acyltransferase, translated as MTYDAVTSLDGLVRAVLEQARGGELPKVAIARSAEGHVLRAGIEAFERGVAEPILIGDMAETQKIADERGLDISSFRHIDMPDDQMAVNEAVRLFREGEAQFIMKGLVSTAALLKGVLNKETGVPNPGRILSHVSVFESPLDGRLMLMTDPGVNIAPSMQRKADILRNVLDVARKLGMVRPKVAVLAATEKINYPAMPATLDGDILTKMSRQGEFGDAEILGPLSLDLAVSKEVAACKRFDSPVAGCADILLTPNIEAGNILYKALTTLSGCTMAAVVVGSQVPVVVPSRGDSDASKFHSIALASLLAQRSG; from the coding sequence GTGACATATGATGCGGTGACAAGTCTGGACGGTCTGGTACGGGCCGTTCTGGAGCAGGCTCGCGGCGGTGAACTGCCCAAGGTGGCCATTGCGCGGTCGGCTGAAGGACACGTGTTGCGTGCCGGAATAGAAGCGTTTGAGCGCGGCGTGGCCGAGCCCATTCTCATTGGTGATATGGCGGAGACGCAAAAGATCGCAGACGAGCGCGGTCTGGATATTTCTTCGTTCAGGCATATCGACATGCCGGACGACCAGATGGCCGTGAATGAGGCGGTGCGCCTGTTCCGTGAGGGCGAGGCCCAGTTCATCATGAAGGGACTGGTCTCCACGGCAGCGCTGCTCAAGGGCGTGCTGAACAAGGAAACGGGCGTGCCCAACCCGGGCCGGATTCTGAGCCATGTGTCAGTGTTCGAGTCGCCTCTTGATGGCAGGCTCATGCTCATGACCGACCCCGGCGTGAACATCGCACCCTCCATGCAGCGCAAGGCGGATATCCTGCGTAACGTGCTGGATGTGGCCCGCAAGCTTGGTATGGTCCGGCCCAAGGTGGCAGTCCTCGCGGCTACGGAAAAAATCAATTATCCCGCTATGCCAGCTACGTTGGACGGTGATATTCTCACCAAGATGTCCCGGCAGGGCGAGTTCGGTGACGCCGAAATCCTTGGCCCGTTGTCCCTTGATCTGGCTGTTTCCAAGGAAGTGGCGGCCTGCAAGCGGTTCGACAGCCCGGTGGCCGGGTGTGCGGATATCCTCCTGACCCCGAACATCGAGGCGGGCAATATCCTTTACAAGGCGCTGACCACCTTGTCCGGCTGTACCATGGCCGCGGTAGTGGTGGGTAGTCAGGTGCCTGTTGTGGTGCCGTCCCGCGGAGATTCCGATGCGTCGAAGTTCCACTCCATTGCGCTGGCCAGTTTGCTGGCCCAAAGGAGCGGGTGA
- the buk gene encoding butyrate kinase yields MRVFVINPGSTSTKVALYDDGNAVVAKEFQHDKAELAEFDRVMEQHDFRMAAIRSVLDEAGVDPASMDGVAGRGGMLHALEGGVYEVNDEMLHDLQQARYGEHPCNLGAVLARELAEEWGVPAYIVDPVVTDELMDAARFTGLPGLRRRSLFHALNQRGTARTTAAKFGISYESSNFIVCHMGGGISIGAHRQGRVVDVINALDGEGPFSPERTGGLPVIPILDMVESGERSTSELKQIILREGGVYAHLGTNDLRDVVKRMDDGDEQARQVFMALAYGIARYMASLAPALADENGVVEVAGVVLTGGLARSEPLVAEISRMVSYLGPVSVVTGDEEMASLAGGAVRVLEGIETARIYVAEPV; encoded by the coding sequence ATGCGTGTATTTGTGATCAATCCCGGCTCCACCTCCACCAAGGTGGCTTTGTACGACGACGGTAACGCCGTGGTGGCAAAGGAGTTTCAGCACGACAAGGCTGAGCTGGCCGAATTTGACCGCGTGATGGAGCAGCATGATTTTCGTATGGCCGCCATCCGCTCTGTGCTTGATGAGGCAGGTGTGGACCCGGCGTCCATGGATGGCGTGGCGGGTCGTGGCGGCATGCTGCATGCCCTTGAAGGCGGCGTTTACGAAGTGAATGACGAGATGCTGCACGACCTGCAGCAGGCCAGATATGGCGAGCATCCGTGCAATCTGGGTGCGGTGCTGGCACGGGAGCTGGCCGAGGAATGGGGCGTCCCCGCTTACATCGTGGACCCGGTGGTCACGGATGAGCTTATGGACGCGGCCCGTTTTACCGGATTGCCCGGCCTCAGGCGGCGCAGTCTGTTCCACGCCCTGAACCAGCGCGGCACTGCGCGGACCACGGCGGCCAAGTTCGGTATTTCCTATGAATCCAGCAACTTTATCGTCTGTCATATGGGCGGCGGTATCTCCATCGGGGCCCACCGACAGGGCCGGGTCGTGGATGTCATCAATGCGCTGGACGGTGAAGGACCGTTTTCGCCGGAACGTACCGGCGGTCTCCCCGTGATTCCCATTCTGGACATGGTGGAAAGCGGTGAGCGTAGCACCTCGGAATTAAAGCAGATTATTTTGCGTGAAGGTGGCGTCTACGCTCATCTCGGTACCAATGACCTGCGTGACGTGGTCAAGCGCATGGACGACGGCGACGAGCAGGCCAGGCAGGTGTTCATGGCGCTGGCCTATGGCATTGCCCGGTATATGGCATCGCTCGCTCCGGCGTTGGCCGATGAAAACGGCGTGGTGGAAGTGGCTGGCGTTGTGCTGACGGGCGGACTGGCTCGCAGTGAACCGCTGGTTGCGGAAATATCCCGCATGGTCAGCTACTTGGGTCCTGTGTCCGTGGTGACTGGCGACGAGGAAATGGCTTCGCTGGCAGGCGGTGCCGTGCGAGTGCTGGAAGGAATCGAGACGGCCAGGATTTACGTGGCAGAGCCTGTCTAG
- a CDS encoding protein-glutamate O-methyltransferase CheR: MGSLFSNTISLRKSVQISDDEFVQLRDFIYEKSGIFVDIKRKYLFESRFSKRLSALGLSSFGDYVKFLKYDSNKAQELNKLFELVTTNETSFWRDTKQLESFRDHVLKEKIEEQRKAGKLELNIWSAGCSSGEEPYTLSILLHEVLRMELAKWRINITAVDLSPAMIERAQKGVYGEYAFKTTPEEIKNRYFTKDPGGWKIKPAVGKLIKFQQMNLNDRMSLKRVPRSHIVFCRNVIIYFDQDMKQRVVGSFYDNLLPDGYLMLGHSETLHKVSKTFKPIYHPGTIAYKKEG, translated from the coding sequence GTGGGATCCCTTTTTTCCAATACCATCTCGCTGAGAAAGAGCGTTCAGATCTCGGACGACGAGTTCGTTCAGCTGCGCGATTTCATTTATGAGAAGAGCGGTATTTTCGTGGACATCAAGCGGAAATACCTGTTTGAGAGCCGTTTTTCCAAGCGCCTTTCCGCGCTTGGGCTCAGCTCTTTCGGGGATTACGTCAAGTTCCTCAAGTACGATTCCAACAAGGCGCAGGAGTTGAACAAGCTGTTCGAACTGGTGACTACCAATGAAACTAGTTTCTGGCGCGACACCAAGCAGTTGGAATCATTCCGTGATCATGTTCTCAAAGAAAAGATCGAGGAACAGCGTAAGGCTGGCAAGCTCGAGCTGAATATCTGGTCGGCAGGATGTTCCTCCGGTGAGGAGCCCTACACCCTGTCCATCCTGTTGCACGAGGTGTTGCGGATGGAACTGGCCAAATGGCGCATCAATATCACGGCAGTGGACCTTTCCCCTGCCATGATCGAGCGGGCCCAAAAGGGCGTATACGGCGAGTACGCCTTCAAGACCACGCCGGAAGAGATCAAGAATCGGTATTTTACCAAAGATCCCGGTGGTTGGAAGATCAAGCCAGCCGTTGGGAAGCTAATCAAATTCCAGCAGATGAACCTGAATGATCGCATGTCGCTCAAGCGAGTGCCGCGGTCGCATATTGTCTTCTGTCGGAATGTGATCATTTATTTTGATCAGGATATGAAGCAACGGGTTGTCGGCTCCTTCTATGACAACCTGCTCCCGGACGGATATCTGATGCTCGGACACTCGGAGACGCTCCACAAGGTTTCCAAGACGTTCAAGCCCATCTATCATCCTGGAACTATTGCGTATAAGAAGGAAGGCTAG
- a CDS encoding HDOD domain-containing protein, with translation MAIKRLDELTAGMVLASDLKAEDGRLLFKSGTELEERHLTLLERVGVSSAEVEDTCELSDETLCEVEDYVREFFLYVDPDFPPSIELFRVVLELTGKAVAGGWTLPDVAERRAASVEHMADLFLKGMGSPETIVKHETELASFPDVYFRIREVLEDDSASADRIAQVVSTDMSLAAKLLKLVNSPLYGFPSTIDSVSRAVALVGAKELSTLALGISAINYFKDIPPELVDMKSFWRHSITCGIFAKIIASAQTGLSPERFFIAGLLHDVGRLIMFKKLPYASTEAMLFARENSIPLVEAERSVLDFCHTDISAPLLKSWQFPEGLSDMINYHHSPMAFPNPLEPAIIHVADNLANAVQVAEGGMYVLPGFDEDAWTLLGLDEGFLDRAVEDYRQQIDTILTAFF, from the coding sequence TTGGCTATCAAGCGCTTGGATGAGCTTACCGCAGGAATGGTTCTGGCCTCGGATTTGAAGGCCGAGGACGGCAGGCTGCTCTTCAAGTCCGGCACCGAGCTGGAGGAGCGGCATTTGACGCTGCTCGAGCGGGTGGGCGTATCGTCCGCCGAGGTCGAGGACACATGCGAACTGAGCGATGAGACTCTCTGCGAAGTCGAGGACTATGTCCGCGAATTCTTTCTCTATGTGGACCCGGATTTCCCGCCGTCCATCGAGCTGTTCCGTGTTGTCTTGGAGTTGACCGGCAAAGCCGTGGCTGGCGGCTGGACGCTCCCCGACGTTGCCGAACGCCGTGCTGCCAGCGTGGAGCACATGGCCGACCTCTTCCTCAAGGGAATGGGATCGCCCGAGACCATCGTCAAACACGAGACCGAACTAGCCAGTTTTCCTGACGTTTATTTCCGCATCCGTGAAGTGTTGGAGGACGACAGCGCCTCTGCCGATCGTATCGCGCAGGTGGTGAGCACGGACATGAGCCTCGCGGCCAAGCTGCTCAAGCTGGTCAATTCGCCCCTCTACGGCTTCCCTTCGACCATTGATTCTGTCAGCCGAGCCGTGGCACTGGTGGGCGCCAAGGAGTTGTCCACGCTGGCGTTGGGTATTTCCGCCATCAACTATTTCAAGGATATCCCGCCGGAACTGGTGGACATGAAGTCCTTCTGGCGCCACTCCATCACCTGCGGCATCTTTGCCAAGATCATTGCCTCTGCCCAGACCGGCTTGAGCCCGGAACGATTCTTTATTGCCGGGCTGCTGCATGATGTCGGGCGGCTCATCATGTTCAAGAAGCTGCCGTATGCCTCCACCGAGGCCATGCTCTTTGCCCGCGAGAACTCTATTCCGCTGGTGGAAGCCGAACGATCGGTGTTGGATTTCTGCCACACAGACATCAGCGCTCCGCTGCTCAAGTCGTGGCAGTTCCCGGAAGGGCTTTCCGACATGATCAACTACCACCACAGCCCCATGGCGTTCCCCAATCCGCTCGAGCCTGCCATCATCCATGTGGCTGACAATCTCGCCAACGCCGTTCAGGTCGCCGAGGGCGGCATGTACGTTCTGCCGGGATTCGATGAAGATGCGTGGACCCTGCTGGGGCTGGACGAGGGCTTCCTCGACCGCGCTGTCGAAGATTATCGGCAACAGATCGATACTATTCTAACTGCCTTTTTCTAG
- a CDS encoding bile acid:sodium symporter: MNAVRILLGFNHLIQKNILLIGILFALWMSMHFPLDTSGLGAFDINAPLVALIFVVQGLRMSFEGLGNVRQYGLMIGAAVLVAVVGYPLVANLLSMAFGLESDFRIGFLLLSSLPSSLEAAMAMAASAGGDPLTAVILLITLNLTGIISIPANLAIWLGGETPVNELLVLKKLLFYLFIPAFAGQMLRRFFPRLPERTEALSHYMPMVCITILVYTSCSKESALFHSLQLGDLVKIVAPCVLLHVIMIGASWLVSRKWLNLKERPARSFLFITSDKPMSLSVALWSMTYAEHHPLAIFPILVFYVGQVVFDSVVVSRQIRKDLIEQEKAALSGGANAG, encoded by the coding sequence ATGAACGCTGTACGCATACTTCTCGGCTTCAACCACCTGATTCAGAAAAACATCCTGCTCATCGGCATCCTCTTCGCCTTGTGGATGAGCATGCACTTCCCGCTGGATACGTCCGGATTGGGCGCATTTGACATCAACGCCCCGCTGGTGGCGCTCATCTTTGTTGTTCAGGGACTGCGTATGTCCTTTGAAGGGCTTGGGAATGTTCGACAATACGGACTCATGATCGGCGCGGCCGTACTGGTAGCCGTGGTGGGCTACCCGCTTGTTGCAAACCTGCTTTCCATGGCTTTCGGGCTGGAATCGGACTTCCGCATCGGCTTTTTGCTCCTCTCCAGCCTGCCCAGCTCGCTGGAAGCGGCCATGGCCATGGCGGCCAGCGCAGGTGGCGACCCACTCACGGCGGTAATCCTGCTCATCACACTGAATCTGACCGGCATTATCTCCATCCCGGCCAACCTCGCAATCTGGCTGGGCGGTGAGACCCCGGTCAACGAATTACTGGTCCTCAAGAAGTTGCTGTTCTACCTCTTCATTCCGGCCTTTGCTGGCCAGATGCTGCGCCGTTTCTTTCCCCGCCTGCCGGAACGCACCGAAGCCCTCTCCCACTATATGCCCATGGTGTGTATCACCATCCTCGTATACACCTCATGTTCCAAGGAATCCGCACTGTTCCACTCCCTGCAACTGGGTGATCTGGTGAAGATTGTAGCGCCTTGCGTATTACTGCATGTCATCATGATTGGTGCATCGTGGCTGGTCTCACGGAAGTGGCTGAATCTGAAGGAACGCCCTGCGCGCTCGTTTCTCTTCATTACCTCGGACAAGCCCATGTCTCTGTCCGTTGCCTTGTGGTCCATGACCTATGCTGAGCATCATCCGCTGGCCATCTTTCCCATCCTCGTTTTCTATGTAGGACAGGTCGTATTCGACTCGGTCGTCGTGTCGAGACAGATCCGAAAGGACCTCATCGAGCAAGAAAAAGCCGCCCTTTCAGGCGGCGCAAATGCAGGGTGA
- a CDS encoding transporter substrate-binding domain-containing protein yields the protein MANHLSSIVIGVCLSIVVVLPCLSSAQTHDLMFATQDFPPYSYLIDEDISGPAVEVVQAICKEAELDCGFEMLPWARAQKHVATGLANAMFLLAKNPERALSLNFSYPLFKGDYGFFVHKTDELEYQSPADISGYRVAVYGPSNTAIRLQTIVEHASKVSIDMRPDDESGFRKLNSRRVSAVFSNKYVGLAMIHKMKMHSIRYAGTDSSVLYYVGFSKKYTGITLVDKFNAAYLRLHETQQISEILKKYDMETVPPDLSLTSQ from the coding sequence ATGGCAAACCATCTTTCCTCAATAGTTATAGGAGTATGCTTGTCTATTGTCGTGGTTCTGCCGTGCTTGTCCTCGGCGCAAACCCATGACCTGATGTTTGCCACCCAGGATTTTCCACCTTACAGCTACCTTATTGATGAGGACATATCAGGCCCGGCAGTTGAAGTTGTCCAAGCCATCTGCAAAGAGGCTGAACTCGATTGCGGTTTCGAGATGCTGCCTTGGGCGCGGGCACAGAAACATGTTGCAACGGGACTTGCCAACGCTATGTTCCTCCTTGCCAAGAATCCGGAACGAGCATTGTCACTCAACTTCTCCTACCCATTATTCAAAGGAGATTACGGGTTTTTCGTACATAAAACAGATGAATTAGAGTACCAATCTCCTGCTGACATTTCCGGGTATCGTGTCGCGGTGTACGGACCATCGAACACGGCAATACGCCTCCAGACCATCGTGGAACATGCATCAAAGGTGTCAATTGATATGAGACCGGATGATGAATCAGGCTTCAGAAAGCTCAATTCAAGAAGAGTCAGCGCAGTATTTTCCAATAAGTACGTTGGTTTAGCTATGATACACAAGATGAAGATGCACAGCATCCGATACGCCGGCACTGACAGCAGCGTGTTGTACTATGTAGGTTTTTCCAAGAAGTATACGGGGATAACGCTGGTTGATAAGTTCAACGCAGCCTACCTAAGATTACATGAAACACAACAGATCTCGGAAATCCTTAAGAAGTACGACATGGAAACAGTGCCTCCTGACCTTTCCCTCACGAGCCAATAG
- the mutM gene encoding bifunctional DNA-formamidopyrimidine glycosylase/DNA-(apurinic or apyrimidinic site) lyase, which produces MPELPEVEVIARGLHSTLEGRTVEAVPYADLTRLSEPADTLLPKLPGSTVKRVYRRAKVLLIEMTDGMSLGFHLKMTGRVVHGPMREPDKHDRLFMSLDDGSLLSFADMRKFGYVRSFTPGELEKWEFLCKCGPEPLETTPEVLADRLKDRKSAIKGVLLNQAVVVGIGNIYADEALFRAGIHPETKAHRISRSKAIKLFTEIQAVLKQAIAENGSSIRDYVNASGDAGAFQNNFNVYGRKGEECRICKGTLQAVKVAGRTSTFCPKCQQKR; this is translated from the coding sequence ATGCCTGAATTGCCTGAAGTGGAAGTCATCGCCCGAGGTCTGCACTCGACCTTGGAAGGGCGAACCGTGGAAGCCGTGCCGTATGCCGATCTGACTCGGTTGAGCGAGCCTGCCGATACCCTGTTGCCCAAACTGCCGGGCAGCACTGTGAAGCGTGTCTACCGACGGGCCAAGGTGCTGCTCATTGAGATGACTGACGGCATGTCACTGGGATTTCATCTGAAAATGACTGGGCGTGTGGTGCATGGCCCCATGCGCGAGCCGGATAAGCACGACCGACTCTTCATGTCGCTGGATGATGGCTCCCTGCTTTCCTTTGCCGACATGCGCAAGTTCGGTTATGTCCGCTCCTTCACTCCGGGAGAGTTGGAGAAATGGGAGTTTCTGTGCAAATGTGGGCCGGAGCCGCTTGAGACTACGCCCGAGGTGCTGGCGGATCGGCTCAAGGATCGCAAGTCCGCCATCAAGGGTGTGCTCCTCAATCAGGCTGTTGTCGTGGGAATAGGTAATATTTACGCGGACGAAGCGCTCTTTCGAGCCGGAATCCATCCGGAGACAAAGGCCCATCGTATCAGCAGGTCCAAGGCGATCAAGCTGTTTACCGAGATCCAGGCTGTACTGAAGCAGGCGATTGCCGAGAACGGCAGCTCCATCAGGGATTATGTGAACGCCTCCGGTGACGCTGGGGCTTTTCAAAATAATTTCAATGTTTACGGAAGGAAAGGCGAAGAGTGTCGCATCTGTAAGGGGACTCTTCAAGCGGTAAAAGTGGCAGGGAGGACCTCCACGTTTTGTCCGAAATGCCAGCAAAAGCGTTAA